The following coding sequences are from one Helicoverpa armigera isolate CAAS_96S chromosome 2, ASM3070526v1, whole genome shotgun sequence window:
- the LOC110376562 gene encoding uncharacterized protein LOC110376562, which yields MADSPRENKRLDMSAVEIQQEYYEATGDADWELYEKKDRRFLLQKIAVALCGPPSVEGNLTDCLGNSDTELKLQGYDARDEETCMNVFKKILEQDKYSHNAENLIISVLRVVCVIPSRELKFYEITPRDYWLNLHTKKGKSVHILVFHVFSIRKCISKKPGVKGCKIFIDHDARVYETWSDYLSQNKLPKCVMVVPQNGEYSGIITKEGEMPKVVLTVQASPELGPGARVLNVADNVSTAASVGAIAAVVGSVFATPVVAPMLVGTAVGVASVTGVYSIGRSIGRLVDRARHEQSIGLKNMEARSNWINIIISGVGISFTTAGKLLSWAAASGRNVKILMSALDFLKFTNIATGFIGVVNGLGDMIYKMAKYGERPTKLEIFQFTTSLLFLGVGVMSNQTAQDIVQDAQAQKINEFRESLSSNNRRKIFDKVTAETRRIKGTIEGNTDVIRAIKTIENKDQFFGKLSYMNKSFNKNKVRISLAPDGKVLINNQHRVSAGKMFRMGEQARAKLLAKYGPAKVTTKNAPTRIYPSCGAAGSTNVSLKELVCNIRPEEIIKISTFIINLSKVDLDLIIDLLCQISEDLHNAFLLVCTELIISLIPSELDFINSIFPDWKRRLVLFIFNHLKSKITIDDNDSEFVAGLKTYIRDGRVNRDTLLNLKKKVLEHFSKLKHDKESRKKNWVEGDEYMNKFSGDINTLQVGQRLIVGPHTILVKQVTVDNFEKWFEEYSQEECDFFTELCFRIISLLTVRDFSRLNDINPDEDVLMRVSTFLRDRFQSYISSLSDINDYIAISAKREIMIWCGEQHLRPRFTCVKCGGMTFFQK from the exons ATGGCAGACTCGCCGAGAGAAAATAAACGCCTCGATATGAGTGCAGTAGAAATACAGCAGGAATATTATGAAGCTACCGGCGATGCCGATTGGgaatt GTATGAGAAGAAGGACCGAAGATTTCTGTTGCAAAAGATAGCAGTAGCTCTCTGTGGACCTCCCAGTGTCGAGGGTAATTTGACCGACTGCTTAGGGAACAGTGACACCGAACTGAAACTACAAGGCTACGACGCTCGTGACGAGGAAACATGCATGAATGTATTCAAAAAGATTCTAGAACAAG ATAAATATTCTCACAATGCCGAAAACTTGATCATATCGGTGTTACGAGTGGTCTGCGTCATACCAAGTAGAGAACTCAAGTTTTATGAAATAACACCAAGAGATTATTGGCTTAATCTGCACACGAAGAAAGGGAAATCCGTCCATATCTTAGTATTTCATGTGTTCAGTATTAGGAAATGTATTTCAAAGAAACCTGGAG TGAAGGGctgcaaaatatttatagatcaCGACGCGCGAGTTTATGAAACCTGGAGCGATTATCTATCGCAAAACAAACTACCAAAATGTGTGATGGTTGTACCCCAAAATGGAGAATATAGCGGAATTATTACcaaa GAAGGTGAAATGCCGAAAGTAGTTTTGACAGTCCAGGCTTCACCCGAACTGGGCCCGGGCGCTCGCGTGCTCAACGTTGCTGACAACGTAAGCACAG CCGCTAGTGTAGGTGCTATTGCAGCGGTTGTGGGTTCTGTGTTCGCGACTCCTGTCGTGGCACCCATGCTCGTTGGCACAGCTGTAGGCGTGGCGTCAGTCACAGGGGTCTACAGCATCGGTCGATCCATTGGAAGATTGGTCGATAGAGCTCGACATGAACAG AGTATCGGCCTAAAGAACATGGAAGCTCGCTCCAACtggataaatataataatatcgggCGTCGGTATTTCCTTTACTACAGCAGGGAAGCTGTTGTCTTGGGCCGCTGCATCAGGCAGAAATGTAAAG ATCCTTATGAGCGCATTAGACTTCTTAAAGTTCACGAATATTGCAACTGGATTCATTGGCGTAGTCAATGGATTGGGAGACATGATCTACAAG ATGGCTAAGTATGGAGAAAGACCAACGAAACTAGAAATTTTCCAGTTCACAACATCCCTGCTTTTCCTCGGTGTCGGAGTCATGTCCAATCAGACTGCACAAGACATCGTGCAGGATGCACAAGCTCAGAAAATTAACGAATTCAGAGAATCTTTGTCTAGCAACAACAGAAG GAAAATATTCGACAAAGTAACAGCTGAGACGCGAAGAATTAAAGGTACTATAGAAGGTAACACTGATGTTATAAGAGCTATtaagacaatagaaaataaagacCAATTCTTCGGGAAGCTGAGCTATATGAACAaatcattcaataaaaataaagttagaataTCGCTGGCGCCGGATGGcaaggttttaataaataatcagcATAGAGTTAGTGCTGGCAAAATGTTCAGGATGGGAGAGCAGGCCCGGGCCAAACTACTTGCTAAATATGGACCCGCAAAAGTTACCACAAAAAATGCACCTACTAGAATATATCCATCATGTGGTGCGGCAGGCTCCACAAATGTATCGTTAAAAGAATTGGTATGCAATATCCGCCCTGAAGAGATTATTAAGATATCTACTTTCATCATCAATTTGAGTAAAGTTGACTTAGATTTAATTATAGACCTACTTTGTCAGATAAGTGAAGATTTGCATAATGCGTTTCTCTTGGTGTGTACTGAACTAATAATCTCGCTCATACCCTCAGAACTAGACTTCATCAACTCCATTTTTCCTGACTGGAAGAGGcgtttagtattatttatatttaatcattTGAAGTCAAAAATTACTATAGATGATAATGACAGTGAATTCGTTGCTGGGCTAAAAACCTACATTCGCGATGGCAGGGTTAACAGAGATACGTTATTAAACTTGAAAAAGAAGGTTTTGGAACACTTTTCGAAACTGAAGCATGATAAAGAAtcccgaaaaaaaaattgggtcgAGGGGGACGAGTATATGAACAAGTTTTCCGGCGATATCAATACACTACAAGTTGGACAAAGGCTGATTGTTGGGCCGCATACAATCCTGGTAAAACAAGTGACTGTAGATAACTTTGAAAAGTGGTTTGAGGAATATTCGCAGGAGGAATGTGATTTTTTCACCGAACTCTGTTTTAGAATAATATCACTTTTAACTGTACGTGACTTTAGTCGTTTGAACGACATCAATCCTGATGAAGATGTACTTATGAGGGTGTCTACGTTTCTACGAGATAGATTTCAGTCGTACATATCGAGTTTGTCAGATATAAACGACTACATAGCTATTTCAGCAAAACGTGAAATTATGATCTGGTGTGGTGAGCAGCACCTTAGACCTCGATTTACTTGCGTGAAATGTGGAGGCATgactttttttcaaaaataa
- the LOC110376569 gene encoding uncharacterized protein LOC110376569, with protein METESNTLLTQLRLKHENHANALTHISGEASEGLKIKLRALLVALLGVSMSACAFASQPVELELDDDDVAQKLNNVSFARRITKPTIRLVMGYGKLSAFVTATTSLLLLVAVMSKQSWWRRGARWLAAPALLVAALETASDASDAMLAAVLRGSAEPARVAVQTAAAALLITVEILVWYFIAKFFEYNPPPTAEDREKGNLMRSMPQ; from the exons ATGGAAACGGAGAGTAATACATTATTGACTCAGCTTAGGCTTAAACATGAGAATCACGCGAATGCT TTAACACACATCAGCGGCGAAGCTTCAGAgggcctgaaaataaaattacgagcATTGCTTGTGGCGCTACTGGGCGTGTCGATGTCGGCATGTGCGTTTGCCTCCCAGCCCGTCGAACTGGAGTTAGATGACGACGATGTCGCTCAGAAACTCAACAATGTCAGCTTTGCTAGGCG GATCACTAAGCCTACAATTCGACTTGTCATGGGATATGGGAAGCTCAGTGCATTTGTCACCGCAACCACATCACTGCTTTTATTGGTGGCTGTCATGTCTAAG CAATCCTGGTGGCGTCGTGGGGCTCGATGGTTAGCCGCACCCGCGCTGCTGGTGGCTGCGCTAGAGACCGCCTCCGATGCCAGCGACGCCATGCTTGCGGCCGTTCTGCGAGGTTCTGCTGAGCCAGCCCGCGTCGCGGTACAAACCGCCGCCGCTGCCTTACTCATCACCGTCGAGATATTAGTCTG GTACTTCATAGCGAAATTTTTCGAGTATAATCCACCCCCGACAGCCGAAGACCGAGAAAAAGGAAACCTAATGAGATCAATGccacaataa
- the LOC135117931 gene encoding uncharacterized protein LOC135117931: MKLPFNMVLAPMLKPYLGRTRMFCHHPTFYMSILYTYLYGLLGLLISANHLRKHLGELPPDWTASSAQVQEGQHFMLLHDLKIIATAMGLVQYACLLAGCLTENPSLFIPHLSGQLLIVSVKILNALLLLAPVNKKAIGKLTHKVPAILLMMFNWLQEFCVFRQYLCICDL, translated from the exons ATGAAGTTGCCTTTTAACATGGTTTTGGCTCCAATGCTGAAGCCATATCTTGGACGCACACGAATGTTTTGCCACCATCCGACGTTTTATATGAgcattttatatacttacctgTATGGATTACTCGGcctt CTAATAAGCGCAAATCATTTGAGGAAGCATTTGGGAGAATTGCCTCCAGATTGGACTGCATCGAGTGCTCAAGTACAGGAAGGTCAACACTTCATGCTGCTTCACGATTTGAAGATCATCGCCACAGCTATGGGGCTGGTCCAGTATGCTTGTCTATTAGCGGGCTGTTTGACT GAGAATCCGTCGTTATTTATTCCACATCTATCTGGACAATTGCTCATCGTTTCCGTAAAGATACTGAACGCTCTCCTTCTACTTGCTCCGGTCAACAAGAAAGCAATTGGCAAGTTGACTCACAAAGTGCCCGCAATATTGCTGATGATGTTCAACTGGCTCCAAGAGTTCTGCGTATTCAgacaatacttatgtatatgtgACTTATGA
- the LOC110376926 gene encoding uncharacterized protein LOC110376926: MVERAPQTKQDEQYPLLKVDGGGDGGVHQQASPTLVAPGWGVTCSPKQSWLVRWPEYISACWMTLILLGISFLVFYALGMEVYRKQPVLIIKCNTSKPASDVYYHHIVQRGSYAPFMLYADYLANMATQYPELHFHVFFLMDDSLQTAFRGPRHARFINKLIPYTAGNMYSFTKLDDSSKREIADFERRYQNVNVTIMSLSKYMAMTPLKYKWRTIPLSYLPFYARVFSVWQNGGVSMDLNNFNNNYNNRQHDDRRITAILKQHNDGIKVEEYTNALNKIDREEESEFFTIFYGLIHQILNETRTFLTKSFPFPQVSTEKGLLQNEPLIRTNRNKRDVSMPMNENNNSDTVSHVYVEIMNSTNDTDLKKNEYQTLSSSDVNLEKLKDNINDAIKVLQINNNLSNVNTTNKTEDLNKTELQTEVFNKSDTPQVVLFYDFSLFSDGMAPSFVLPEPLIRTDFRQNNRISEFGKPGKYGNNVAHLLSIDSEGSFIAASSRLHPFLGHLITAGCQRMQPKFAIQDTILTQCSGIFKEDTYCNNIYLL, from the exons ATGGTGGAGCGTGCTCCACAAACAAAACAGGACGAACAGTATCCGTTGCTGAAGGTGGATGGTGGGGGTGATGGCGGGGTCCACCAGCAGGCGTCGCCCACCCTCGTCGCCCCCGGCTGGGGGGTCACCTGCTCCCCTAAACAATCCTGGCTTGTCCGCTGGCCTG aATACATCTCGGCGTGCTGGATGACTTTAATTCTTCTGGGGATATCCTTCCTCGTATTTTATGCTTTAGGTATGGAGGTGTACCGAAAACAGCCCGTCTTAATCATTAAATGCAATACAAGTAAACCAGCAAGTGACGTGTACTACCACCACATTGTTCAACGTGGCAGCTATGCTCCCTTCATGCTTTATGCTGATTACCTGGCAAATATGGCGACACAGTATCCTGAACTTCATTTCCATGTTTTCTTTCTGATGGACGACTCTCTACAAACTGCGTTCCGAGGACCGAGGCATGCACGATTTATCAATAAACTGATACCATACACTGCTGGCAATATGTATTCGTTCACAAAACTGGATGATAGCAGCAAGCGTGAAATAGCAGACTTTGAAAGAAGATACCAAAACGTTAACGTCACGATTATGTCTCTTAGCAAGTACATGGCAATGACACCTTTGAAGTACAAGTGGAGGACTATACCACTTTCCTATCTACCCTTCTATGCTAGGGTTTTCTCAGTCTGGCAAAATGGGGGAGTGTCTATGgacttaaataatttcaataacaattaCAATAATCGCCAGCATGACGATCGTAGAATTACCGCGATATTGAAACAGCACAATGATGGTATTAAAGTTGAAGAATACACAAATgccttaaataaaatagatcgCGAAGAAGAAAGTGAATTTTTCACTATATTCTACGGGCTAATCCATCAAATTTTAAACGAAACGAGAACATTCTTAACAAAAAGCTTCCCCTTCCCTCAAGTGTCTACCGAAAAGGGCCTGTTACAAAACGAACCCTTGATTCGCACTAACAGGAACAAGCGTGATGTTTCTATGCcgatgaatgaaaataataactcTGACACCGTTTCTCATGTCTATGTTGAAATTATGAATTCAACGAACGACACCGATTTAAAGAAAAACGAGTATCAAACTTTATCCAGCTCAGATGTTAATCTAGAGAAATTAAAGGATAACATAAACGACGCTATCAAAgtattgcaaataaataacaacttgAGTAATGTTAACACCACAAACAAAACTGAAGATCTGAATAAAACTGAACTACAAACAGAAGTTTTCAATAAGTCCGACACTCCTCAAGTGGTTTTGTTTTACGACTTTTCCTTATTTTCTGATGGCATGGCACCTTCATTTGTGTTGCCTGAACCATTAATTCGCACCGATTTTAGACAAAACAATCGAATCTCGGAATTTGGAAAACCAGGAAAATATGGGAATAACGTGGCACATCTTCTTTCTATTGATTCTGAAGGCTCGTTCATAGCGGCTTCCTCTAGACTGCATCCATTTTTAGGACATCTGATAACTGCCGGTTGTCAACGTATGCAACCTAAATTCGCTATTCAAGATACAATTTTAACGCAATGTTCAGGAATATTTAAGGAAGATACATACtgcaacaatatttatttactttag
- the LOC110376907 gene encoding uncharacterized protein LOC110376907 isoform X3 translates to MTNQWQVMSEYYKEQHPLLCEDISEEEHYSPRYPRRLRSSNYRGRTRNNLKDHWSSFVAYWWIGLGMISLMTFVVYNSLFAFSMLPTANLKPASLIIANKNARILPKTSCPDVFMHIFAKPTEEVDFGQYMPYIEALSDKYPNVKYHLMVVVNDTTNLGWLSAEENNEIALNSLWNKNPKKEPIYSNIAIEYITLSAYMENSPLRKYWRSLPHQLIEFLSRAISIWDKGGIAFDPIILTPKSQHTIYTEKIQKLLDKYAEVDKTVSDFKLMNKPSRPSKKGRKLNNIRDIINALENEDDSMNAFSQETLTEAENIKAPIVTKSDRHLFTATENKVNNVSDKNTEPFNKIQIHPQMNAYSSDSDTRMSSHRMVNNSTETAVTLDVSQNTTKLSLLPLFLEFLFHNKLNVKTSPTEATTTNRTRKSVIQVPKSEEVETSLSTSSLERIDKRITDTYQPVIISAAGIYNKSENPKLAIDPPNQESDAVIEKNRLTIDLKGNIIATDTACHAFLGTIFSNAIHHSQEESVTDFIIAELTIFCKGLLSSCMGIDLILL, encoded by the exons ATGACG AATCAATGGCAAGTGATGAGTGAGTACTACAAGGAGCAACACCCGTTACTATGTGAGGACATTTCCGAAGAGGAGCACTACAGCCCTAGATACCCTCGGAGGCTGCGCTCCTCCAACTACAGGGGACGGACCAGAAACAATCTGAAAG ATCACTGGTCATCTTTCGTTGCTTACTGGTGGATAGGACTCGGAATGATTAGTCTTATGACATTTGTAGTTTATAATAGCCTTTTTGCATTTTCTATGCTACCAACTGCTAATCTAAAACCTGCAAGTCTCATAATCGCAAATAAAAATGCAAGAATATTACCAAAAACTTCATGTCCCGACGTGTTTATGCACATTTTTGCCAAGCCGACTGAAGAGGTAGATTTTGGCCAATACATGCCTTACATTGAAGCGTTATCAGATAAATATCCAAACGTCAAGTACCATTTAATGGTAGTTGTAAATGACACCACAAATCTAGGTTGGTTGAGTGctgaagaaaataatgaaatagcTTTGAATTCACTCTGGAATAAAAATCCTAAGAAAGAACCCATATATTCGAATATTGCTATTGAATATATCACGCTATCAGCTTACATGGAAAACTCACCTTTGAGAAAATACTGGAGGTCTTTGCCACATCAACTTATTGAATTCTTATCGCGAGCTATTTCCATTTGGGACAAAGGAGGTATCGCTTTTGATCCTATCATTTTGACACCAAAATCTCAACATACCATATATACAGAGAAAATACAGAAACTACTTGACAAATATGCAGAAGTTGACAAAACTGTAAGTGATTTTAAACTTATGAATAAACCAAGTAGGCCGTCTAAGAAAGGGAGGAAATTAAACAATATAAGGGACATAATCAACGCCTTGGAAAATGAAGACGACTCTATGAATGCCTTTTCTCAAGAAACTCTAACAGAGGCAGAAAATATAAAAGCCCCGATTGTAACAAAAAGTGATCGCCATTTATTTACTGCCACAgagaacaaagtaaataatgtatcgGACAAAAACACTGAGccctttaataaaatacaaatccATCCACAAATGAATGCCTATTCAAGTGATAGTGATACTAGAATGTCAAGCCATCGAATGGTCAATAACAGTACGGAAACTGCCGTAACTTTAGATGTTAGTCAAAATACAACTAAGTTGAGTCTGTtacctttatttttagaattcctatttcataataaacttaATGTTAAAACAAGCCCTACAGAAGCTACAACAACTAACCGAACAAGGAAAAGTGTCATACAAGTACCCAAATCTGAAGAGGTTGAAACTTCTTTGTCAACAAGTTCACTGGAGAGAATTGATAAGAGAATCACGGATACTTACCAACCAGTCATTATTTCAGCGGCAGGTATCTATAATAAATCTGAAAATCCCAAGTTGGCCATAGACCCACCCAATCAAGAGTCTGATGCCGTCATAGAGAAAAATAGATTAACAATTGATTTGAAAGGAAATATTATAGCAACGGATACTGCATGCCATGCCTTCTTAGGAACTATATTTAGCAATGCGATCCACCACAGTCAAGAAGAAAGTGTCACAGATTTTATAATTGCTGAACTGACAATATTTTGTAAAGGACTTTTGTCTTCGTGTATGGgtattgatttgattttattataa
- the LOC110376907 gene encoding uncharacterized protein LOC110376907 isoform X1 gives MTNQWQVMSEYYKEQHPLLCEDISEEEHYSPRYPRRLRSSNYRGRTRNNLKGAASIITRWPDHWSSFVAYWWIGLGMISLMTFVVYNSLFAFSMLPTANLKPASLIIANKNARILPKTSCPDVFMHIFAKPTEEVDFGQYMPYIEALSDKYPNVKYHLMVVVNDTTNLGWLSAEENNEIALNSLWNKNPKKEPIYSNIAIEYITLSAYMENSPLRKYWRSLPHQLIEFLSRAISIWDKGGIAFDPIILTPKSQHTIYTEKIQKLLDKYAEVDKTVSDFKLMNKPSRPSKKGRKLNNIRDIINALENEDDSMNAFSQETLTEAENIKAPIVTKSDRHLFTATENKVNNVSDKNTEPFNKIQIHPQMNAYSSDSDTRMSSHRMVNNSTETAVTLDVSQNTTKLSLLPLFLEFLFHNKLNVKTSPTEATTTNRTRKSVIQVPKSEEVETSLSTSSLERIDKRITDTYQPVIISAAGIYNKSENPKLAIDPPNQESDAVIEKNRLTIDLKGNIIATDTACHAFLGTIFSNAIHHSQEESVTDFIIAELTIFCKGLLSSCMGIDLILL, from the exons ATGACG AATCAATGGCAAGTGATGAGTGAGTACTACAAGGAGCAACACCCGTTACTATGTGAGGACATTTCCGAAGAGGAGCACTACAGCCCTAGATACCCTCGGAGGCTGCGCTCCTCCAACTACAGGGGACGGACCAGAAACAATCTGAAAGGTGCAGCCTCCATTATCACGCGCTGGCCAG ATCACTGGTCATCTTTCGTTGCTTACTGGTGGATAGGACTCGGAATGATTAGTCTTATGACATTTGTAGTTTATAATAGCCTTTTTGCATTTTCTATGCTACCAACTGCTAATCTAAAACCTGCAAGTCTCATAATCGCAAATAAAAATGCAAGAATATTACCAAAAACTTCATGTCCCGACGTGTTTATGCACATTTTTGCCAAGCCGACTGAAGAGGTAGATTTTGGCCAATACATGCCTTACATTGAAGCGTTATCAGATAAATATCCAAACGTCAAGTACCATTTAATGGTAGTTGTAAATGACACCACAAATCTAGGTTGGTTGAGTGctgaagaaaataatgaaatagcTTTGAATTCACTCTGGAATAAAAATCCTAAGAAAGAACCCATATATTCGAATATTGCTATTGAATATATCACGCTATCAGCTTACATGGAAAACTCACCTTTGAGAAAATACTGGAGGTCTTTGCCACATCAACTTATTGAATTCTTATCGCGAGCTATTTCCATTTGGGACAAAGGAGGTATCGCTTTTGATCCTATCATTTTGACACCAAAATCTCAACATACCATATATACAGAGAAAATACAGAAACTACTTGACAAATATGCAGAAGTTGACAAAACTGTAAGTGATTTTAAACTTATGAATAAACCAAGTAGGCCGTCTAAGAAAGGGAGGAAATTAAACAATATAAGGGACATAATCAACGCCTTGGAAAATGAAGACGACTCTATGAATGCCTTTTCTCAAGAAACTCTAACAGAGGCAGAAAATATAAAAGCCCCGATTGTAACAAAAAGTGATCGCCATTTATTTACTGCCACAgagaacaaagtaaataatgtatcgGACAAAAACACTGAGccctttaataaaatacaaatccATCCACAAATGAATGCCTATTCAAGTGATAGTGATACTAGAATGTCAAGCCATCGAATGGTCAATAACAGTACGGAAACTGCCGTAACTTTAGATGTTAGTCAAAATACAACTAAGTTGAGTCTGTtacctttatttttagaattcctatttcataataaacttaATGTTAAAACAAGCCCTACAGAAGCTACAACAACTAACCGAACAAGGAAAAGTGTCATACAAGTACCCAAATCTGAAGAGGTTGAAACTTCTTTGTCAACAAGTTCACTGGAGAGAATTGATAAGAGAATCACGGATACTTACCAACCAGTCATTATTTCAGCGGCAGGTATCTATAATAAATCTGAAAATCCCAAGTTGGCCATAGACCCACCCAATCAAGAGTCTGATGCCGTCATAGAGAAAAATAGATTAACAATTGATTTGAAAGGAAATATTATAGCAACGGATACTGCATGCCATGCCTTCTTAGGAACTATATTTAGCAATGCGATCCACCACAGTCAAGAAGAAAGTGTCACAGATTTTATAATTGCTGAACTGACAATATTTTGTAAAGGACTTTTGTCTTCGTGTATGGgtattgatttgattttattataa
- the LOC110376907 gene encoding uncharacterized protein LOC110376907 isoform X2 encodes MSEYYKEQHPLLCEDISEEEHYSPRYPRRLRSSNYRGRTRNNLKGAASIITRWPDHWSSFVAYWWIGLGMISLMTFVVYNSLFAFSMLPTANLKPASLIIANKNARILPKTSCPDVFMHIFAKPTEEVDFGQYMPYIEALSDKYPNVKYHLMVVVNDTTNLGWLSAEENNEIALNSLWNKNPKKEPIYSNIAIEYITLSAYMENSPLRKYWRSLPHQLIEFLSRAISIWDKGGIAFDPIILTPKSQHTIYTEKIQKLLDKYAEVDKTVSDFKLMNKPSRPSKKGRKLNNIRDIINALENEDDSMNAFSQETLTEAENIKAPIVTKSDRHLFTATENKVNNVSDKNTEPFNKIQIHPQMNAYSSDSDTRMSSHRMVNNSTETAVTLDVSQNTTKLSLLPLFLEFLFHNKLNVKTSPTEATTTNRTRKSVIQVPKSEEVETSLSTSSLERIDKRITDTYQPVIISAAGIYNKSENPKLAIDPPNQESDAVIEKNRLTIDLKGNIIATDTACHAFLGTIFSNAIHHSQEESVTDFIIAELTIFCKGLLSSCMGIDLILL; translated from the exons ATGAGTGAGTACTACAAGGAGCAACACCCGTTACTATGTGAGGACATTTCCGAAGAGGAGCACTACAGCCCTAGATACCCTCGGAGGCTGCGCTCCTCCAACTACAGGGGACGGACCAGAAACAATCTGAAAGGTGCAGCCTCCATTATCACGCGCTGGCCAG ATCACTGGTCATCTTTCGTTGCTTACTGGTGGATAGGACTCGGAATGATTAGTCTTATGACATTTGTAGTTTATAATAGCCTTTTTGCATTTTCTATGCTACCAACTGCTAATCTAAAACCTGCAAGTCTCATAATCGCAAATAAAAATGCAAGAATATTACCAAAAACTTCATGTCCCGACGTGTTTATGCACATTTTTGCCAAGCCGACTGAAGAGGTAGATTTTGGCCAATACATGCCTTACATTGAAGCGTTATCAGATAAATATCCAAACGTCAAGTACCATTTAATGGTAGTTGTAAATGACACCACAAATCTAGGTTGGTTGAGTGctgaagaaaataatgaaatagcTTTGAATTCACTCTGGAATAAAAATCCTAAGAAAGAACCCATATATTCGAATATTGCTATTGAATATATCACGCTATCAGCTTACATGGAAAACTCACCTTTGAGAAAATACTGGAGGTCTTTGCCACATCAACTTATTGAATTCTTATCGCGAGCTATTTCCATTTGGGACAAAGGAGGTATCGCTTTTGATCCTATCATTTTGACACCAAAATCTCAACATACCATATATACAGAGAAAATACAGAAACTACTTGACAAATATGCAGAAGTTGACAAAACTGTAAGTGATTTTAAACTTATGAATAAACCAAGTAGGCCGTCTAAGAAAGGGAGGAAATTAAACAATATAAGGGACATAATCAACGCCTTGGAAAATGAAGACGACTCTATGAATGCCTTTTCTCAAGAAACTCTAACAGAGGCAGAAAATATAAAAGCCCCGATTGTAACAAAAAGTGATCGCCATTTATTTACTGCCACAgagaacaaagtaaataatgtatcgGACAAAAACACTGAGccctttaataaaatacaaatccATCCACAAATGAATGCCTATTCAAGTGATAGTGATACTAGAATGTCAAGCCATCGAATGGTCAATAACAGTACGGAAACTGCCGTAACTTTAGATGTTAGTCAAAATACAACTAAGTTGAGTCTGTtacctttatttttagaattcctatttcataataaacttaATGTTAAAACAAGCCCTACAGAAGCTACAACAACTAACCGAACAAGGAAAAGTGTCATACAAGTACCCAAATCTGAAGAGGTTGAAACTTCTTTGTCAACAAGTTCACTGGAGAGAATTGATAAGAGAATCACGGATACTTACCAACCAGTCATTATTTCAGCGGCAGGTATCTATAATAAATCTGAAAATCCCAAGTTGGCCATAGACCCACCCAATCAAGAGTCTGATGCCGTCATAGAGAAAAATAGATTAACAATTGATTTGAAAGGAAATATTATAGCAACGGATACTGCATGCCATGCCTTCTTAGGAACTATATTTAGCAATGCGATCCACCACAGTCAAGAAGAAAGTGTCACAGATTTTATAATTGCTGAACTGACAATATTTTGTAAAGGACTTTTGTCTTCGTGTATGGgtattgatttgattttattataa